A window of Streptomyces sp. Je 1-332 genomic DNA:
TGGGCATCGCGGTGGTCATCTCGCTGCTTCTCGGTGTGACCGCCGCGATCTACCGCGACCGGCTGCCCGACCAGCTGATCCGCGTCATCTCGCTGACCGGTGTCGCGGCCCCCGGCTTCTGGCTGGCGCTGCTGATGATCCAGTACCTGGCGGTGGAGGCGGGCTGGTTCCCGACCGGCGGGTACGTCAACCCCGGGGACTCACTGAGCGGTTGGCTCAAGACGATGACGCTCCCCGCCTTCGCGCTCTCGCTCCCCGTGGCCGCCGGGCTCACCCGCATCATCCGTACGGCAGTCGTCGAGGAACTCGACAAGGACTACGTACGGACGGCGATCGGCAGCGGCCTGCCGCCGGTCGTGGTGGTCGGCCGCAACGTCCTGCGCAATGCCCTCATCAACCCGCTGACCGTGCTCGGCCTTCGCGTCGGCTATCTGCTCGGCGGCGCCGTCGTCATCGAGACGATCTTCTCGCTGCCCGGCATGGGGAAGCTGATGATCGACGCGGTGAAGAACGGCGATCCGGCCGTCGTGCAGGGGGTCGTCATCACCACGGCCGTCGGGTTCGTGGTCGTGAACCTCGTCCTCGACATCCTCCACCTGCTGGTCAATCCGCGCCTGAGGGGGTCCGCCTGATGATCACGTCGCGCAAGGCTCTGGCCGAGCGGCTCTCGCGGCCCGGCGTCCGGCTGCGCTCCCTGCGCAGGCTGCCGGTCCTCTCCCGGATCGCGGTGGCGGTCGTCGGCGTGGTCGTCCTCGTCGCGCTCTTCGCCCCGCTGATCGCCCCGCACGACCCGCTCGACCAGCAGCCCCAGGTCGACGGCACCGGACACCCGTCGGGCGACCACTGGATGGGCCAGGACAGCCTCGGCAGGGACATCCTCAGCCGACTGATGTACGGGGCGCGCTGGTCCCTCGCGATCGGGCTCGGGGCGACACTGCTCGCCCTGGTCGTCGGCGCGGTGCTCGGGGCGATCGCGGCGACCTCGCGCAAGGCGGTCGACGAGACGCTGATGCGGTGCCTGGACGTCGTCATGGCGTTCCCCGGCATCGCGCTCGCCGCCGTGCTCGTGGCGGTCTTCGGGGGCGGCATCCTCGTCCTGATCTGCGCCATCGCGTTCCTGTTCACCCCGCCGATCGCCCGGGTCGTACGGGCGAACGTGATGGATCAGTACGGCGAGGACTACGTCGTCGCCGAACGCATCGTCGGCGCCCGCACCCCGCACATCCTCATCAAGCACGTGGCCATCAACTGCGCCGCGCCGATCCTGGTGTTCTGCACGGTGCAGGTCGCCGAGGCCGTCGTCTTCGAGGCCTCCCTGTCGTTCATCGGCGCGGGCGTACGGCCCCCGGACCCGTCCTGGGGCAGCGTCATCGCCGACGGCAAGAACATGGTGCTGCTCGGCGGCTGGTGGGCGACGGTCTTCCCCGGCCTCCTGATGCTGATCACGGTCCTTGCCCTGAACATCCTCTCTGAGGGCGTCTCGGACGCGTGGGCGGCGCCCGCGACGCGTGACGTGCCGGGCGCGGCCCGCAAGGAGGACCGCATCGAAGCCCCCGAGCCGGGCAGCGGCAAGGTGCTCGAACTGCCGGGCCTTGCTGATGCGGCACAGCGCCTGCGCTCACGCGCACGGCCACTGCCGGACGGAACCCCGGTGCTCACCGTCTCCGACCTCACGATCGGCTTCGACGCCCGCCACGGGGGCGTGGACATCGTCGACGGCATCAGCTTCCACGTGAGGCCGGGCGAAGTCCTCGGCCTGGTCGGCGAGTCGGGCTGCGGCAAGTCGCTGACCGCGCTGACCGTGATGGGCCTGGAACCGAAGGGCGCCCGCATCGGCGGCCAGGTCACGTTCAACGGCGAGCAGTTGACGGGCATGCCGATGCGCGCCCGCAGACGGCTGCTCGGCCACGACATGGCGATGATCTACCAGGACGCCCTGTCGTCCCTCAACCCGGCGATGACGGTCCGCGCCCAGCTCAAACAGGTCGTCCGCAGAGGTGGGCGCCGCACGGCGGTCGAACTCCTCGAACTGGTCGGCCTGGACCCCGACCGCACCCTGCGCAGCTACCCGCACGAGCTCTCCGGCGGCCAGCGCCAGCGCGTCCTGATCGCGATGGCGCTCTCCCGCGACCCGAAGCTGATCGTCGCCGACGAGCCGACGACCGCCCTGGACGTCACGGTGCAGGCCCAGGTCATCCAGCTCCTGCTGCGCCTGCGCGAGGAACTGGGCTTCGCGCTGATCCTCGTCTCGCACGACCTGGCGCTCGTCGCGGACGTCACCGACCGGGTGGTGGTGATGTACGGGGGCCAGATCGTCGAGACGGGCGTGACGGCGGACCTCGTCGAGGCGCCGTCGCACCACTACACGCGGGGCCTGCTCGGCTCGGTGCTCTCGCTCGAATCGGCGGCCGAACGCCTGACGCAGATCAAGGGCGTCGTCCCCTCGCCCGCCGACTTCCCCGCGGGCTGCCGGTTCGCGGACCGCTGCCCCCTCGCGAGCGAGGTGTGCCGCACGACGGCGCCCGAACTCGTCGGCGGGGCACGGCACTCCACCGCCTGCCACCATCCGGCGCAGCAGCCGCCCCCGGTGCCGCACCCCAGGGGAAGCGAGGCCCTCAAGTGACCGCTCTCATCTCGCTGTCCGACGCGCACGTCGTGCACAGGGCCCGCTCGGGCGGTCTGTTCTCGCGTGACCGCGTGTACGCCCTGACCGGCGCCGACCTGACCATCGCGCCCGGCGAGACGGTGGGCGTCGTGGGCGAGTCGGGATGCGGCAAGTCGACGCTCGCCAAGGTGCTCGTGGGGGTGCAGCGGCCCACGGCCGGTTCGGTGTCCTTCCGTGGCAGCGACCTGTGGACGATGAAGCCCGCCGAGCGCCGGGCCACGATCGGCCGGAACACCGGCATGATCTTCCAGGACCCGTCGACGGCCTTGAACCGCAGGCTGACCGTACGGCAGATCCTGCGGGACCCGCTGGACGTCCACAGGGTGGGTCCATCATCCCAACGCGAGGCACGCGTACGGGAGTTGATGGCACTGGTCGGCCTGCCCAAGGCCCTGGCGGACGGACTGCCCGGACAGCTCTCGGGCGGGCAGCGCCAACGGGTGGCGATCGCCCGCGCCCTCGCCCTCGAACCGGAACTGGTGGTGGCGGACGAGCCGACGAGCGCGCTGGACGTCTCCGTGCGCGCCCAGATCCTCAACCTCCTCCTGGACCTGAAGGAGCGGCTCGGCCTGGCCCTGGTCTTCGTGTCGCACGACATCCAGACGGTACGGAGGATGAGCGACCGGGTCATCACGATGTATCTGGGCAGAATCGTGGAGGAGTCACCGGCGGAGGAGATCCTTGACAGAGCACGCCACCCCTACACGCGGGCGCTCTTCTCCGCGACCCCCGGCCTGCTCGACCCCATCGACCCGATCCCGCTCGTCGGCCCGGTGCCGTCCGCGACGCGGCCGCCGAGCGGCTGCCCGTTCCGTACGAGGTGCTGGAAGGCGGACGAGACCTGCGCCGCCACCATGCCGGACTTCGCCTCGTCGGAGAGGTCGGGACAACCGGACCAATCGGGACACCGCTACCGCTGCCACCATCCCGTGCGGGACGGCCAGTCCACACACGAGCTAGTGATCCAGTCCGCCGCCACGGACGCGAGCCCCAGGGAGAGCCCATGACCATGCCCACCCCGCTGACCGGTGTCGTTCCGCCCGTCTGCACCCCCCTGACACCGGACCGCGAGGTGGACACGCCCTCGCTCATCAGGCTGGTCGACCACTTGGTGTCGGGCGGGGTGGACGGCCTGTTCGTCCTCGGCTCGTCGTCGGAGGCGGCGTACCTGACGGACGCGCAGCGGAAGACCGTGGTCGATACGGTGGTGGGCCACGTGGGCGGCCAACTCCCGGTCCTGGCAGGGGCGATCGACATGACGACGCCACGGGTCCTGGACCACGTCCGCGCGGTGACGGCGGCCGGGGCGGACGGCGTGGTGGTGACGGCGCCCTTCTACACGCGCACGCATCCGGCGGAGATGGCCCGCCACTTCCGCCTGGTGGCGGCGGGGTCGCCGGTGCCGGTGTTCGCGTACGACCTCCCTGTCTCGGTCCACTCCAAACTGCCCGCGGAGCTGGTCCTTGAGCTGGCGGCGGAGGGGGTGCTCGCCGGGCTCAAGGACTCCAGCGGGGACGAGGGGAACTTCCGGGAGGTGGTGCTCGGCGCGCGGGGGCGCGGGGACGCGCCGGCCTTCAGCGTCCTGACGGGTTCGGAGACGACGGTGGACGCGGCGCTGGCCATGGGCGCGGACGGGGTGGTGCCGGGCCTGGGGAACGTGGACCCCGAGGGGTATGTGCGGCTGTACCGCTACTGCCGGGAGGGGGACCTGGTGCGGGCGCGGGCCGAGCAGGAGCGGTTGTGTGGTCTGTTCGGGATGGTGCGGGTCGGTGACGCGGGCCGCATGGGCGGGAACTCGTCCGCCCTGGGGGCGTTCAAGGCGGCGCTGGCCCTCCGGGGCGTAATCGCGTGCCCCGCTACTGCGGAGCCCCAGGTTCCGTTGTCTTCCG
This region includes:
- a CDS encoding ABC transporter permease, with translation MTAVLRILVRRLVLLVPLLLGIVLFVFLVMRFSDVDPASAFFQGANPTEQQLHDFREENGLLDPLPVRYVAFVGDLIQGDMGISVLTRSPVVDQVTTALPLTLQLTFMGLGIAVVISLLLGVTAAIYRDRLPDQLIRVISLTGVAAPGFWLALLMIQYLAVEAGWFPTGGYVNPGDSLSGWLKTMTLPAFALSLPVAAGLTRIIRTAVVEELDKDYVRTAIGSGLPPVVVVGRNVLRNALINPLTVLGLRVGYLLGGAVVIETIFSLPGMGKLMIDAVKNGDPAVVQGVVITTAVGFVVVNLVLDILHLLVNPRLRGSA
- a CDS encoding dipeptide/oligopeptide/nickel ABC transporter permease/ATP-binding protein, translating into MITSRKALAERLSRPGVRLRSLRRLPVLSRIAVAVVGVVVLVALFAPLIAPHDPLDQQPQVDGTGHPSGDHWMGQDSLGRDILSRLMYGARWSLAIGLGATLLALVVGAVLGAIAATSRKAVDETLMRCLDVVMAFPGIALAAVLVAVFGGGILVLICAIAFLFTPPIARVVRANVMDQYGEDYVVAERIVGARTPHILIKHVAINCAAPILVFCTVQVAEAVVFEASLSFIGAGVRPPDPSWGSVIADGKNMVLLGGWWATVFPGLLMLITVLALNILSEGVSDAWAAPATRDVPGAARKEDRIEAPEPGSGKVLELPGLADAAQRLRSRARPLPDGTPVLTVSDLTIGFDARHGGVDIVDGISFHVRPGEVLGLVGESGCGKSLTALTVMGLEPKGARIGGQVTFNGEQLTGMPMRARRRLLGHDMAMIYQDALSSLNPAMTVRAQLKQVVRRGGRRTAVELLELVGLDPDRTLRSYPHELSGGQRQRVLIAMALSRDPKLIVADEPTTALDVTVQAQVIQLLLRLREELGFALILVSHDLALVADVTDRVVVMYGGQIVETGVTADLVEAPSHHYTRGLLGSVLSLESAAERLTQIKGVVPSPADFPAGCRFADRCPLASEVCRTTAPELVGGARHSTACHHPAQQPPPVPHPRGSEALK
- a CDS encoding ABC transporter ATP-binding protein; the protein is MTALISLSDAHVVHRARSGGLFSRDRVYALTGADLTIAPGETVGVVGESGCGKSTLAKVLVGVQRPTAGSVSFRGSDLWTMKPAERRATIGRNTGMIFQDPSTALNRRLTVRQILRDPLDVHRVGPSSQREARVRELMALVGLPKALADGLPGQLSGGQRQRVAIARALALEPELVVADEPTSALDVSVRAQILNLLLDLKERLGLALVFVSHDIQTVRRMSDRVITMYLGRIVEESPAEEILDRARHPYTRALFSATPGLLDPIDPIPLVGPVPSATRPPSGCPFRTRCWKADETCAATMPDFASSERSGQPDQSGHRYRCHHPVRDGQSTHELVIQSAATDASPRESP
- a CDS encoding dihydrodipicolinate synthase family protein encodes the protein MTMPTPLTGVVPPVCTPLTPDREVDTPSLIRLVDHLVSGGVDGLFVLGSSSEAAYLTDAQRKTVVDTVVGHVGGQLPVLAGAIDMTTPRVLDHVRAVTAAGADGVVVTAPFYTRTHPAEMARHFRLVAAGSPVPVFAYDLPVSVHSKLPAELVLELAAEGVLAGLKDSSGDEGNFREVVLGARGRGDAPAFSVLTGSETTVDAALAMGADGVVPGLGNVDPEGYVRLYRYCREGDLVRARAEQERLCGLFGMVRVGDAGRMGGNSSALGAFKAALALRGVIACPATAEPQVPLSSGEVERVGKFLAGAGLL